The Osmerus eperlanus chromosome 22, fOsmEpe2.1, whole genome shotgun sequence genome window below encodes:
- the c22h22orf23 gene encoding UPF0193 protein EVG1, with translation METSTRRQAGGGLWNCPKQTQYSRETQDMLKLMMQESRLTNFQQRQINERLKKGAALPLTCNPTSSAPPPPPPPKIIKPGPERLSAKPQRRSADKCSSGDNYTRDRFRPSAPWDLEKEKRRLQNILATGQEEPSRPRKVPQLQGPEVGEERDRFQEVLDEIEERKQFLEEMTTLGKGKNYYNIINTEISQKIRELEMIDKALSTELRTLTMSEKKAESTGEEPGSQD, from the exons ATGGAGACATCTACCCGGAGGCAAGCCGGTGGAGGACTGTGGAACTGTCCTAAACAGACACAATACAGCAGGGAGACTCAAGACATGCTCAAAT TGATGATGCAAGAGTCAAGGCTCACTAACTTCCAGCAGAGACAGATTAACGAACGTCTCAAAA AGGGAGCAGCATTGCCGTTGACCTGTAACCCCACGTCCTcggccccaccccctccaccccctcccaaaATCATCAAACCTGGGCCAGAACGTCTATCAGCCAAGCCTCAGAGGCGCAGCGCTGATAAGTGTAGTTCAGGGGACAACTACACCAGAGATAGGTTCCGCCCCAGTGCCCCAT GGGatctggagaaggagaagcgaAGGCTTCAGAACATCCTGGCCACGGGGCAGGAGGAGCCCAGCCGGCCCAGGAAGGTACCACAGCTCCAGGGCccggaggtgggggaggagcggGACCGGTTCCAGGAGG TTCTGGATGAGATTGAGGAAAGGAAGCAGTTTCTGGAGGAGATGACCACTCTGGGGAAGGGCAAGAACTACTATAACATTATCAACACTGAGATATCCCAG AAAATCAGAGAGCTGGAGATGATTGACAAGGCGCTCAGTACAGAACTGAGGACCCTGACAATGTCAGAAAAGAAGGCGGAGTCTACTGGAGAGGAGCCAGGAAGccaagactga